In Chitinophaga sp. Cy-1792, the genomic window GGATGCGGAGTGGCGGCAATGGCGCGGCTACGCCGCTGGCAGCTGCATTATAGAACAACAGCAGCTCCCGTACCAGTACTTCCATTGACCAGGCATCGCTGATGATATGATGCAACGTAGCGGCAAATGCCCATTTATTTTCAGATAAGCGGAACAACACGCCGCGCAGGAGCGGACCACCTGCCAGGTCAAAAGGTTGTGCTACTTCTTCCGCTACCAGCGACTGCAAGCGAGCCGACTGCAACACTTCCTGCTGCAGGTCTATCTGCCTTAACTGAAAGCGGGCATCATCTGCCGGTAAAATAAATTGCCTGATCTCTCCTTTGTCGTCTTCCCGGAAAACGGTGCGGAGGATCTCATGTCTTGCAGGCAGCTGGCGGAAAGCCTGTTCCAGCGCCATCACATCCAGTGCACCTTCCAGCACGTATACCCCCGGGATGTTATAGGCGATATTACCTTCCCTGAATTGACTGAGCACCCAGAGTCGCTGCTGCGCGGGCGACAGCGGGTAGCTGTCGGCCTGCGGCAACGCCGGTATTGCCATGTCTTCCACCAGCATATTATCGTTGTTGGTGAGAAACTGCACCAGTTCTTTTTTATTCTCGCGGATGGCAGCTATCAGCGCCGGGTCGATCTGTGATTCACTCGCAAATACTTTCAACTGTCCATCTACCACCTCCAGCAAAACATTATTATCTCTGATCTCTTTTAATAGCTTTTTCATATGTCAATTTGTATTAGGGCTTCCTTATTTTGTTGCTGTTCTTTTTGTTGCATCATGAAACCGATCTGCTCTGCGATATGCTCTATGGTAGGCTCATTGAAAACATCACGGATATGCAGTCGTACATGGAAGGTCATATTGATACGCGTAAGCAGCTGTCCTGCTTTCAGGCTATGGCCACCCAGCTCAAAGAAGTTATCCTTTACACCAATCTTTTCTCTGCCCAGCACTTCTTCCCAGATATTCACCAGCTTTTCTTCCACATCATTCCTTGGAGCAGTATAAACCAGGCCGGTGCTGAGCGCCGCTGACAAGGGATCTGGCAACTGCGCACGGTTTACCTTTCCATTGCGTGTGAGCGGAAAATCTTTCACGGAAACAAAGTAGGCAGGCACCATATAAGCAGGTAATCGTGTACGCAGGTATTCCCGGATGGCGGCAGTATGCAGCGCTTCTTCACAGACGAGGTAAGCCACCAACTCCTTGTTGCCCGCAGCATCGGTCCGTGCGATGACCAGCGCGGCGGCAACCTGTGGATGACTGCGCAGCGCATTTTCTATTTCGCCGGATTCTATGCGGTAACCCCGGATTTTCAGTTGTTCATCTTTGCGGCCGAGATAGGTGATCACGCCATCAGCATTCCACTGCGCAAGGTCACCGGTCCGGTACATCCGTGGATAAAGTCCGAAAGGACAATCCAGGAATTTCTCTGCAGTGAGCGCCTGCCTGCCGATATATCCTTTGGCCACACCAGCGCCAGCGATATAAATTTCACCGGCGACACCCACAGGTACGAGCCCCTGTGCACCATCGAGTATATAAATGGCGGCAGCATCGATAGGTGCTCCTATAGTCACCGGTTGCTGTGCACTTGCTATAGGCTGCACGATGCAGCCCACAGTGGCCTCCGTAGGCCCGTACTCGTTATAGATCCGGATATCCGGGTTGATATCTTTAAGAATATTAATCTGTGTGGTGGTGAGCTCCTCTCCCCCTACAATCGCATTCAACATGCTGCCGGAGCGGATGTCCAGCTGTTGCAGCAAATTGATATGGGAAGGTGTGAGCTTGATGCTGTTAATACCACTCTCTGCATGAAACTGCCAGGCCAGTGTATCGGTCAGCTCTTCTTCCGGCGGCGCGATGGTCAGGCATCCTCCCTGTGTGAGTGTACAGAAGATACTGGTAACAGTAAGATCAAAGGAGAGAGAAGTGAACAGCCCGAAAGATACGGGCCCGCTATTACCAAAATAATAGCGGTTGGCCCAGCCGATATACGATGCCAGGTTAGCATGGGTTATCTCACAACCTTTGGGCATACCTGTGGAACCGGAGGTATAGATCACATAAGCAGTATTGCCTGGAAGTACCGCTGCTGGCGGCACTGCAACCAACGGCTCTTGTGCGCGATAGTGTTGCAACCATGCATCATTGATCACCAGTTTGCACTGGCTGTCGTGCAGCATATAGTCAATACGCTCCTGCTGGTAACCTGTATCCACCGGCAGGTAGGCTGCGCCTGCAAAGAGGATGGCCAGCATGGCGATTACGGCGTCGGCAGAGCGTTCCAATTGTATTGCTACGCGGTCGCCGGCGGCGATGTGCACGGTCTGTTGCAAATAGGCAGCCATACTGCCGGCCTGCTCTTTTAATTGCTGATAGCTGATATGTTGTTCACCATATATAAGCGCAGTCTGACCGGCATAACTGGCGGCCGCATGCTGGAACAATACCGGCACTGGTACAGCAGCTGCGGGCCTTTCGGCGGCGGTGTTAAAAGTATGCAGCAGCTGATATTTTTCTGCTTCACTTAAATATTCCAGTTGAGAAATTGGGGTATCTGGCGCAGCGATCATCGCCTGCAACAGCTGCCTGAAATGCCCGGCCAGTCTGTTGATGGTGCTATCATGAAACAGATCGGTGTTATAGGTGATCGCGGCTACCAGGCCATCTTCCAGGGAGGCAAAGGTGAAAGAGAGATCGAATTTGCTCGTCTGGTCGGCCACGGCATCATAACCACTCACGCGCAACGGGCCGGCAGCAAGGGTTTCCTGGAATCCATTGCCGGTATTCTGCAAAGCCACCCACACTTCAAACAAAGGATGCCGGCTCATATCGTGTGGCAGTGAGAGGTCGTTCACCAGTGTTTCAAACGGGTACTCCTGGTGCGCATAGGCATCCAGCGTTACTGCCCTGGCTTTTGACAGCAGCTCATGATAGCTGCTGTTTTCAGGGAAAGTCACCCGCAATGCGAGCGTATTCAGGAAAAGTCCCGCCTGTTTTTCAAGATCGGCATGCAGACGGCCGGCCACAGGTGTGCCGACGATGAGATCCTGCTCGCCGGTATAGCGATATAATAGTGCATTCACGGTGGCCAGCAGGCCCATAAACAGGGTCGCTTGCTGCAACAGGCATAGTGCCTCCAATTGGCGGGTCAGTGCGGCTTCCAGGCGGATACTCACCGTTTTTCCGTTATAGGTTTTAACGGCAGGACGAGCCTTATCTGCTGGTAATGCCAGCACCGGCAAGTTCTCCAGCTGTCTACGCCAGTAACTACGGTGATGGCTATACATGGTATCTGCCAGGGCGGCCTGCTGCCATACGGCATAATCTTTATATTGAATGCCCAAAGCCGGCCATTCCGGCACACGACCATTGCTGCACGCCACATAACTAGCCAGCAACTCTTCCATCAATATATCCATCGTCCAGCCGTCAGCAATGATGTGGTGCAATACCCAGCAGAAAATATAGGTGCCGTCGCTTTGGCGATAGAGCCCTGCACGCAGCAGCGGCCCGGCGCCCAGATCAAAAGGTTCAGCGATCAGCTGTTGCACGTGTTGTTCCATATCAGGCAACAGACCTACTTGCGCCAGGCGAATGCCGGCCTCCCCGGGAGGTAGCACAAATTGCCGCACAGTGCCTGTTTCATCTTCCCTGAAAACGGTCCTTAATATCTCATGCCTGCTGGAAAGTAGCAACAGCGCCTGTTCCAGGGCCAGAGAGTCCAGGGGGCCTTCCAGCTGGTATACCGCCGGAATGTGATAGGCGGCATGAACGTCGTTGAACTGGCTCACCAGCCATAGTCGCTGCTGAGCAGATGACAGCGGATAATACGGCCGCTCTCCTGCCGCCGGAATGGCTTCATACGCCTGCTTCCTCGCCTGCAGGATCAACGCCGCCTGATCTTCCAGTACCACATTGGAGAAAAGTTCGTTCAGACTAAGACGTACATGAAATTGTTTATGTATGCGGCTGGCTAACCTGGTAGCTTTGAGGCTATGGCCACCCAGCGTAAAGAAATTATCTTTGATACTGATCTGCTGCCGCTCCAGCAGCTCGCTCCAGATGGCAGCCAGCGCTACCTCCGTAGTATTGCGCGGCGCAATATAAGGTGCCGCCACAGCTGTGCCGGAAGGAATAATTTCCGCGAGTTTCTTACGGTCTATTTTGCCATTGGCGTTTAACGGCAGTTTATTAAGCTGCACAAAATAACCCGGCACCATATACTCCGGCAGGCGTTCCAGCAGGAAGGCTCTTAGCGAGGCCGCATCCACGCTCGTGCTGGCGGCCAGGTAGGCCGCGAGTTCTTTAACACCATCCGTTTCAAAAGTGATCACTGCACACTGGTTCACCAGTGGATGTTTCAGCAATGCATTCTCTACTTCTCCCGGTTCTACACGGTTGCCACGGATCTTCACCTGTTCATCAATACGGCCAAGAAAGGCGATATTGCCATCTGGCAGCCACTTTCCGAGGTCGCCCGTTTTGTACATGTTTGAGCCAGGCCGGAAAGGATCGGGCAGGAATTTTTCTGCGGTAAGCTCCGGCTGACCAATATACCCCAGTGCCAGCCCGGCGCCACCGATATACATTTCGCCGGGAATGCCGGCCGGTACGGGTTGCCCGTCGGCCGAAAGGATATATATCCAGGTGTTGGCAGCAGGTCGTCCTACGGGCTGCTCACGGTCCAGCAGCTCCCCATCTGGAACGGTATAATTACTGGCGTTATGCGTTTCGGAAGGACCGTAAAAGTTATGTAAACGTATACGCGGATTTTTCTCGAGATAACGCATGAGCGCTTTCCCGAGATTTAACTGCTCCCCGGCGGATACAATATGTTTAAGGGAGATGTTCCCAAAGTGAAGTTCATCAGATACCTCTACGATTGTGTTCAGGGCGGAAACCGGTAACAGCAACCATTCTATCGCATGATCTGCGATGAACTTCCCCAGTAATGAAAGATCTTTTTGTTGTTCAGCTGTAATAAAGAAAAGACTGCCTCCCGACAATAACGCAAAGAACAGCTCATGTGCGATAAATACATCAAAGCCGGAAGAAGCATATTGCAATACACGAAGGCCTTTTTCAAAGCCGCCATGATCTACCTGCCGCATCACTACGTTATACAGGCAGCGATGTGTTTGGAGAATACCTTTGGGCTGTCCTGTTGATCCGGAGGTGTAAATAACAAACGCCGGATCATCAGGATGGATGCGCCTTTCAGGCAGTGTACCTGCAGCCTGCTGCGGGAATATATCCGTGCATGCAACTATGCCATCCCATTGTGACAGCGAAGCATTGTATTCTTCTTCCGTAATGAGCACCCGGCATTTACTGTTTTGCAGGATGAACTGCTTCCTGTCGTCCGGATACTGCGGATCGATGGCCACATAAGCGGCACCTGTTTTAAGGATGCCCAGCGTGATCACGCCCAGTTGTTCAGAGCGGCCCAGCATCAACGCTACGATATCGCCGGCGCCCACCTGCCAATGATGATGCAGGTGCCAGGCCACAGCATCAGACCTTTCGGCCAGCTGCTGATAGGTGAGTGTGGTGTCGCCGGCTACCAGCGCAGGATGTACAGGCGTTTTCGTCGCCTGTACCGCAAATTTCTCCAGCACCGTTTCGCGGATTTCGAATACCGCCTCGGGGCTGCTGTATTGTTGTATTACGGCGCGCTGTCTGTCAGAAAGTATCTCTACTCCTGCGATAGTCGTGCCGGTATGGCTGGTCAGGTATTGCAACACCGCCAGGTAGCTTTCCATAAAATCCTTTGCTGCCGCTGGTTTGAAGAGTGCGGTGGCATACCTCAGCTTCACGCTACCCTGTTGCAACAAGGCCACTTGTATACTACACTGGTCCAGCAACGGATGATGCGTGTTAAAAGATTCATCATAAAGGCTCAGCTGTAACAAGTACTTTTCATCTGCCAGTTGATTGAGCTCTAGCTTCTGGAACAATCGCTTATAGTCGAAATGCTGGTGTTGCAGCGCCGCAGCGAGTGCTGTCTGCTCCTGCAATAGTAACGATTTGAGCGCCTCTCCGCTTTGTAGCTGACTACGCAGAAAGACCGGCCCCTCGCCGCCGGGGCCGGAAGTAACAAGTACTACATCGCTATTACCAGAATATTTGTAGCACAGTATTTTGAGGGCCAGCTGGTATAACAGGAATTTTCCGGTAGCATGACTGGCGCCAGTAAACATGCGGTTCATCGCGGCAACAATTGTTGCTGGCAAATCCTGCTGTACTTCGGCAAAGGTGGAATGGTGCTCATACCGGAAGCAGCCGTTGGAACCGGCCGATTCGCCCGCATTCCGGAGCCTTTGCAACCAGTAGTCTTCCGCTAATTTTCCCTTTATGTTCGCTGTTGTATCCATAATTGGCATTTGGTTTTATACTGTCGGCATCATCATTATTTCATAGATTTTCTCCGGCAGCTGTTCGTAAACAGTCGACAGGAAGAAGGGAATAACATCCTCACTTACAGAGAATGCCAGTGCCCTTCTATTGCTGTCAAAACTCTTAATACCCGCTTCACTTACAATGAAAGACATCGGCCCTACATCGTACAGCCGGGTATTAATGGTGTGGTACATCACGGCCCTCCCTTTCAGCAGCATCAGCAAACTGTAGGTGGCGCAGCGATAGCACGTGGTGTTGTAACCCTCAGTGGAAAAAAAAGGTGTTAAGCTGTGCATGGTTTTGGAACAGAGAATCACTTCCTTTGCAATCTGCGACATATCAGGGGGCGCAGGTCGGAACGGCTGCCCGTTGAGGACGATGCCCGCTCCTGCAGCGGCGTAATATTTTTCCTGCAAAGCAGGAAAAACAAGCAGCGCTTCTACAAACCGGTTATCTTCCATCAGGCCCACGGATATACCGAACTCTTTTTTCTGTTCGATAAAATTCGCAGTGCCATCGATGGGATCAATCACCCAGGAATACTGCTCACCGGCCGAAATGTGATACCCCCCTTCTTCTTCAGAGATGATATTATCATTTGGATAATGTTCCCTGATAATGCGGATGATCGCAGCTTGTATGGCAATGTCCATATTGGTAACAGGCGTAGCATCTGCCTTGATCCAATGCACCAGGTTGTTGCCGAGTATCGTATTGACGGCACTTTCAATATTGCCGGCAATTTGTTGTAACCGTTTCATACTAGTACATGTATTCTCCTCCGTCCACAATAAATTTCTGTCCATTGATATAGGCCGCTTCATCGGACAAAAGGAAGTGGATGATATTGGCCACTTCATAAGGTTCACCTACGCGGTGAAGCGGGATGCCTCTTCTGGCCACTTCCTGCTGCTCACATTCCTGGAGATTGAAACGTTCTTCAATCTCTGCTGTTCTGGTGATGCCAGGTATCACGCAATTCACGCGGATGGCCGGCCCCAGCTCCTTTGCCATGCATTTGGTCATCACGATCACACCTGCTTTTGAAGCGCAATAATTGACGCCATTCTTTCTGCCGGCAATAGCAGTGGTGGCACTGATATTGATGATATGCCCGGCCGTTTGGCGGCTCATCATCAAAGCAGCGGCAGCTTTCGATACCAGGAATACGCCTTTCATATTTACATCCACTACGCTGTCCCAGTCGTCCTCGGACATCTCCAGCAAGGGTTTGTCAATATTGCGGCCGGCGTTGTTGATAACGGCATCGATACTGCCGAACTGGTCGGCGATCGCATGGAACATGCGCTGAACAGCGGCGCTGTCAGATACGTCCGCCCGATAAAGCAGCACCTGTGGATGCTCCTGCAGGCACGCTGCCAGTGTATCCTGTGCTGCTGCCTCGTCCTGGTGATAATTGATGACCAGGTTATATCCGGCTTGGGCCAGTCTAAGAGAAATCGCACGCCCGATCCCCTTTACACCGCCGGTAACCAGTACTGTTTTCATATAGGCCATACCGTTAGATCAGCGAATCCAGTTTTTCTTTCAGTCCCAACACATCACAGGTGGCAGGATTGATCACTGCATCCGGCGAGTACAGGTTGGTAGAACTGTCCTTGCCGCGGCCACAGGCCAGCATCAGGATCACATCATCTTTCTGGAATTGCTGCTTGGCTGCAAGACTGATCAACCCGGCAAACTCAATCTGGATTGACTTCTCTACATCTGTTCTGATCAGGATATTTCTGCGTTTGAAGGCTTCTACTATCAGGGCAGATTCTTTTTCTACATAAGCTGGTTCCACATCGGTGATGATACCATTGGTAGCTTGCAGACAGTTGTACAGATCCTGGTAGTTATTAACGGGATTGGTAGAATTGAGGGTTGGTTCGTACAGATCAGACGGGAACTCTTTCGGCAGATCTTCTTTAAGCAGCACTTTTTTTCCGTTGTTGTAGGCAGTGGCCATCACGTTCATCTGGCTGGATTGCACACAGATAATGCGTGGTATCCGGTCTTCTGTTTCCAAACCGAATTTCACGAGGTTTTTGTGTCCTCTCAGGAAGCCGATAGGCCCCATTCCGCTAGCGATGGTCTGTACAAAATAATCGCATTTAGGCAGCTGTTGGAACTGCTCATATGCTACGGTGGCATAGGCTTCATTACGGTCGTGGAGTGGTGCGATGACATTCAGGCCATTTTGCTCCGCGAACTTTTTGGCAAACGGTGCGATCTCTGCATAATTATCATCTACATAGATGATATAATTATTTTTATTCTTTTTGATATGGTCCGTATTCTTGTAATGACATTGTTTTGGCATAAAGAGATAGGTGGTCAATCCCAGGTGTGCGGCGTAGTGGGTATAGGACCTGCCCGTGTTCCCGGTGGAATAGAATACCAGGTTATCCAATCCCAGCTCTTTACTGCGGCTCATGACAATAGATGCTTCCCTGTCTTTGAATACACCAGTGGGATTCTTATCGCTATCCATCATAATGAAAAGGCGGGCACCATTGAGCACGGAACTCAGTTCTTCAAATTCAATAACCGGGCTACCACCTTCTCCTAGAGAAAAAATGTTGCGGCTGTCCTGTAGCG contains:
- a CDS encoding pyridoxal-phosphate dependent enzyme, which encodes MEKTLSFDKLSKIGNTVSVTQRCTQCGYHHGLDVMVSACTQCKGRLEYVYSGKYNGKTYQSHDNIWKNFDLMPLQDSRNIFSLGEGGSPVIEFEELSSVLNGARLFIMMDSDKNPTGVFKDREASIVMSRSKELGLDNLVFYSTGNTGRSYTHYAAHLGLTTYLFMPKQCHYKNTDHIKKNKNNYIIYVDDNYAEIAPFAKKFAEQNGLNVIAPLHDRNEAYATVAYEQFQQLPKCDYFVQTIASGMGPIGFLRGHKNLVKFGLETEDRIPRIICVQSSQMNVMATAYNNGKKVLLKEDLPKEFPSDLYEPTLNSTNPVNNYQDLYNCLQATNGIITDVEPAYVEKESALIVEAFKRRNILIRTDVEKSIQIEFAGLISLAAKQQFQKDDVILMLACGRGKDSSTNLYSPDAVINPATCDVLGLKEKLDSLI
- a CDS encoding inositol monophosphatase family protein, whose protein sequence is MKRLQQIAGNIESAVNTILGNNLVHWIKADATPVTNMDIAIQAAIIRIIREHYPNDNIISEEEGGYHISAGEQYSWVIDPIDGTANFIEQKKEFGISVGLMEDNRFVEALLVFPALQEKYYAAAGAGIVLNGQPFRPAPPDMSQIAKEVILCSKTMHSLTPFFSTEGYNTTCYRCATYSLLMLLKGRAVMYHTINTRLYDVGPMSFIVSEAGIKSFDSNRRALAFSVSEDVIPFFLSTVYEQLPEKIYEIMMMPTV
- a CDS encoding non-ribosomal peptide synthetase, coding for MDTTANIKGKLAEDYWLQRLRNAGESAGSNGCFRYEHHSTFAEVQQDLPATIVAAMNRMFTGASHATGKFLLYQLALKILCYKYSGNSDVVLVTSGPGGEGPVFLRSQLQSGEALKSLLLQEQTALAAALQHQHFDYKRLFQKLELNQLADEKYLLQLSLYDESFNTHHPLLDQCSIQVALLQQGSVKLRYATALFKPAAAKDFMESYLAVLQYLTSHTGTTIAGVEILSDRQRAVIQQYSSPEAVFEIRETVLEKFAVQATKTPVHPALVAGDTTLTYQQLAERSDAVAWHLHHHWQVGAGDIVALMLGRSEQLGVITLGILKTGAAYVAIDPQYPDDRKQFILQNSKCRVLITEEEYNASLSQWDGIVACTDIFPQQAAGTLPERRIHPDDPAFVIYTSGSTGQPKGILQTHRCLYNVVMRQVDHGGFEKGLRVLQYASSGFDVFIAHELFFALLSGGSLFFITAEQQKDLSLLGKFIADHAIEWLLLPVSALNTIVEVSDELHFGNISLKHIVSAGEQLNLGKALMRYLEKNPRIRLHNFYGPSETHNASNYTVPDGELLDREQPVGRPAANTWIYILSADGQPVPAGIPGEMYIGGAGLALGYIGQPELTAEKFLPDPFRPGSNMYKTGDLGKWLPDGNIAFLGRIDEQVKIRGNRVEPGEVENALLKHPLVNQCAVITFETDGVKELAAYLAASTSVDAASLRAFLLERLPEYMVPGYFVQLNKLPLNANGKIDRKKLAEIIPSGTAVAAPYIAPRNTTEVALAAIWSELLERQQISIKDNFFTLGGHSLKATRLASRIHKQFHVRLSLNELFSNVVLEDQAALILQARKQAYEAIPAAGERPYYPLSSAQQRLWLVSQFNDVHAAYHIPAVYQLEGPLDSLALEQALLLLSSRHEILRTVFREDETGTVRQFVLPPGEAGIRLAQVGLLPDMEQHVQQLIAEPFDLGAGPLLRAGLYRQSDGTYIFCWVLHHIIADGWTMDILMEELLASYVACSNGRVPEWPALGIQYKDYAVWQQAALADTMYSHHRSYWRRQLENLPVLALPADKARPAVKTYNGKTVSIRLEAALTRQLEALCLLQQATLFMGLLATVNALLYRYTGEQDLIVGTPVAGRLHADLEKQAGLFLNTLALRVTFPENSSYHELLSKARAVTLDAYAHQEYPFETLVNDLSLPHDMSRHPLFEVWVALQNTGNGFQETLAAGPLRVSGYDAVADQTSKFDLSFTFASLEDGLVAAITYNTDLFHDSTINRLAGHFRQLLQAMIAAPDTPISQLEYLSEAEKYQLLHTFNTAAERPAAAVPVPVLFQHAAASYAGQTALIYGEQHISYQQLKEQAGSMAAYLQQTVHIAAGDRVAIQLERSADAVIAMLAILFAGAAYLPVDTGYQQERIDYMLHDSQCKLVINDAWLQHYRAQEPLVAVPPAAVLPGNTAYVIYTSGSTGMPKGCEITHANLASYIGWANRYYFGNSGPVSFGLFTSLSFDLTVTSIFCTLTQGGCLTIAPPEEELTDTLAWQFHAESGINSIKLTPSHINLLQQLDIRSGSMLNAIVGGEELTTTQINILKDINPDIRIYNEYGPTEATVGCIVQPIASAQQPVTIGAPIDAAAIYILDGAQGLVPVGVAGEIYIAGAGVAKGYIGRQALTAEKFLDCPFGLYPRMYRTGDLAQWNADGVITYLGRKDEQLKIRGYRIESGEIENALRSHPQVAAALVIARTDAAGNKELVAYLVCEEALHTAAIREYLRTRLPAYMVPAYFVSVKDFPLTRNGKVNRAQLPDPLSAALSTGLVYTAPRNDVEEKLVNIWEEVLGREKIGVKDNFFELGGHSLKAGQLLTRINMTFHVRLHIRDVFNEPTIEHIAEQIGFMMQQKEQQQNKEALIQIDI
- a CDS encoding SDR family NAD(P)-dependent oxidoreductase, whose protein sequence is MKTVLVTGGVKGIGRAISLRLAQAGYNLVINYHQDEAAAQDTLAACLQEHPQVLLYRADVSDSAAVQRMFHAIADQFGSIDAVINNAGRNIDKPLLEMSEDDWDSVVDVNMKGVFLVSKAAAALMMSRQTAGHIINISATTAIAGRKNGVNYCASKAGVIVMTKCMAKELGPAIRVNCVIPGITRTAEIEERFNLQECEQQEVARRGIPLHRVGEPYEVANIIHFLLSDEAAYINGQKFIVDGGEYMY